One genomic segment of Thunnus albacares chromosome 18, fThuAlb1.1, whole genome shotgun sequence includes these proteins:
- the LOC122968514 gene encoding mediator of RNA polymerase II transcription subunit 13-like isoform X4, which yields MTTTTNWVANGASLEDCHSNIFSLAELTGIKWRCYSFRSGGEYGPVISAPAQDDPVLRSFMRCVQANLLCVWRRKIKPDAKELWIFWWGEEPNLSDVIHHELEVAEEGLWECGLSYECRTLLFKAVHNLLERCLMDKGFVRTGKWFFKPHELEEKSLGNSEHLSCSFSFFLHGESNVCTSVEIAQHQPAYHITENHIRLAQTSITPVQVILSPYGLSGTLTGQAYKMSDPATRKLMEEWSYFYPMVLQQKEGSGEKEKDEASQVYDRNCHVAVEVIVGGVRMTYPAAFVLIAQGDLPVEQPPPVPAAQGLTREQNHCSVPLTPPTSPEQPCSADSGFVTSVSSVPTPDSSMGVTSISPKHSVKKLTCHVVHQAWRECYLNQPQHVRNQPTDVTPKKEVPNGVTTWDFNDLGARAPCSCSRLKQQKLNMTTTSTANPQTSANTTQSSGPSLYPPSLPKHKTSDKTEKADKQSKRPAMIPFHHRVSVTQETPLEQDSPGGPQLGDLVALEPPLEPLATLANCKYPKPLSNGRKAPESLLLSPMSPLPPTLSPHPRVQDPEVLDGPVDMHVCPDGASGLGVITSETAVYTALLRLRENGAGWWRGFRTPRSDKTDCRPAELPIDKLEEVKVDTATEGTPLKRLYTQTHKRFKISEERVRDHVQTLGLFQQPVVEALREPGDDPYDFKEGDIEYTFSTSKRLKSQGREPSKKAKGEEITSNGALPDGKDAMSIFNSAPKSDESSQDDGAAKANPSLTREKDLVVNISDLDNIFDEDEEELGHSTKLPVSTEDRPLGKEGRVAVPYPSTVADLQRMFPTPPSLEQHPAFSPIMTYRDTPSQEPPAPSGAADHLPPLASAQLTEYRMEMEEDMISPRQEDFKPQIGSSMFAPLSCLPSQSLPPLKIPEQCFYRPSWALMPKMEHFPTVMHPQNTTFIRDGYTNVPSVNTLTDQEYGQMSATTASVSTTVGILPSPATPRFSVPTPRTPRTPRGINTASSGQGSVKQDGTELSSPVSTPSTSLPLSSVEPLARPGPSLPEAHSLYAILLLSDSVLNVFKDRNFDSCCICACNMNVKGADVGVYIPDSTCEDQYRCMCGFSAIVNRRLAHGTGLFLEDELDIYGRSSEVGRAAERRLALCRRDPTMGDPRAKRPQDAAPASPSVMILLQEQCSQPISSLASLHLPISCSCHGRKGALLQSWMSEKQWADGSDACVECYNALEQGLQYVDNPTGGKVDPAVVRSTALHSWPHTNVVDMSMLSSQDMVRMLLSLQPFLQDAIQKKRTGRTWENIQHVQGPLTWQQFHKMAGRGSYGSEESPEPLPIPTVLLGYDRERDFLALSPLALPFWEKLLLEPYGGQRDVAYLVLCPNSPSLLAAARAFFQELSAVYETCRLGKHRPLAKVSRDGIVRVGEEVEPEKLEELDVDQWLTGPWAGQQHTDNLRKLKLYAYACKQQLGPQLSGLPLDSSLLLPPKVQPPINPTSSTQSASAGQPQAWATDAEPAPGTLSSANASTPTGATSGQIGETTHGGTSESKGPSSATPPANTPAENPELTAEQSRIGIPTVAESMDSHTNPPAIVIYIVDAFLSSSGTRNEGGEEEEADDVEAGSIWLLGLLRCYTEMLQTLPETMRPALMLQVVPCQYLLQPASGESHLYLQHLRSLAFSCYSQCRRLMPQQTHIKSLTGFGPVSTVNSVLKSPEHPSPLQLYCPPFVLGPTRPKQPEPGEIWAEIPPKYNVLFVGYCLSHDQRWILVSCTDQQGELLETCIINIDVPNRARRPKVSARKMGLQKLWEWCIGIIQMTSLPWRIVIGRLGRLGHGELKDWSSLLGEHSLHSIGRQLREACRMCGISAADSPTILSACLVAMEPQGSLVIMPDAVTMGSVFGRSTALNLQTSQLNTPQDASCTHILVFPTSATTQLAPSSYPTEDNNDDMFDLPFADELENDIGHDMMLITGNLHSPPNTSPVPSPGSPSGMGMGSHFQHTRSQGERLLSRDNPPEELKQQPLALGYYVSTAQANGLPHWFWASCPQAESQCPLFLKASLHHHISIAQSDELVSDKTKRTPHPLDSKTTSDVLRFVLEQYNALSWLTCTPSTQDRQSCLPVHLAVLIQMYNAILNML from the exons TGGCTGAGGAGGGGCTTTGGGAGTGCGGGCTGTCCTACGAGTGCCGGACTCTCCTGTTCAAGGCCGTACACAACCTGTTGGAAAG ATGTTTGATGGATAAGGGTTTTGTGAGGACTGGGAAGTGGTTCTTCAAGCCACATGAACTGGAAGAAAAGTCTTTGGGCAACAG TGAACACTTGTCAtgctccttctccttcttcctccatGGGGAGAGCAACGTGTGCACAAGTGTGGAGATTGCCCAGCACCAGCCTGCGTACCACATCACAGAAAACCACATCCGCCTTGCACAGACCTCCATCACACCAGTACAag TGATCCTGAGCCCGTACGGTCTGAGCGGCACTCTAACAGGCCAGGCCTACAAGATGAGTGACCCAGCGACACGGAAGCTGATGGAGGAGTGGAGCTACTTCTATCCCATGGTACTTCAGCAGAAAGAGGGAAgtggagagaaggaaaaagatgaaGCGAGCCAGGTCTACGATCGCAACTGTCACGTGGCGGTGGAGGTCATCGTAG GTGGAGTAAGGATGACCTACCCAGCTGCTTTTGTGCTGATTGCCCAGGGGGACCTGCCAGTGGAGCAGCCTCCACCTGTTCCTGCAGCTCAGGGCCTCACCAGAGAGCAGAACCACTGCAGTGTGCCCCTCACACCGCCAACGTCACCAGAGCAGCCCTGCTCAG CGGACAGTGGCTTTGTGACTTCCGTCTCCAGTGTCCCAACACCAGACAGCAGCATGGGGGTCACCAGCATCAGCCCAAAGCATTCTGTGAAGAAGCTGACTTGCCATGTGGTCCATCAGGCCTGGAGGGAGTGCTATCTCAACCAGCCTCAGCATGT ACGGAATCAGCCAACTGACGTGACGCCCAAGAAGGAAGTGCCAAATGGAGTAACCACGTGGGACTTCAACGATCTGGGAGCGAGAGCGCCCTGCAGCTGCTCCAG GTTGAAGCAGCAGAAGTTGAATATGACGACCACGTCCACTGCCAACCCCCAGACTAGTGCCAATACCACTCAGTCCTCTGGCCCATCATTATACCCTCCCTCCCTGCCCAAACACAAGACCAGTGACAAGACAGAGAAGGCTGACAAACAGTCCAAGAGGCCAGCCATGATTCCCTTCCACCACCGTGTATCTGTCACGCAGGAGACCCCTCTGGAACAGGACTCACCAGGAGGGCCCCAGCTCGGTGATCTTGTGGCACTGGAGCCACCCTTGGAACCTCTGGCTACGCTGGCGAACTGCAAATATCCTAAGCCTCTCTCCAATGGCAGGAAAGCTCCAGAGTCCCTCCTCCTTTCGCCAATGTCTCCGCTTCCTCCCACACTCAGCCCACATCCCCGGGTGCAGGACCCAGAGGTCCTGGATGGGCCTGTGGATATGCATGTCTGTCCGGACGGGGCTTCAGGGCTGGGGGTGATTACCAGCGAGACAGCTGTGTATACAGCTCTGCTGAGGCTGAGGGAGAACGGGGCTGGCTGGTGGAGAGGCTTCAGAACTCCCAGGTCTGATAAGACTGACTGCAGACCTGCAGAACTCCCCATTGATAAATTAGAGGAAGTGAAGGTGGACACAGCCACTGAGGGAACTCCGCTAAAGAG ACTATACACACAGACTCACAAGAGATTTAAAATCTCCGAGGAGAGGGTGAGGGACCACGTCCAAACTTTGGGTTTGTTCCAGCAGCCAGTTGTGGAGGCACTGCGGGAGCCTGGGGATGATCCCTACGACTTTAAGGAAGGAGACATTGAGTATACTTTCTCCACTTCCAAGAGATTAAAGAGTCAAGGGCGAGAACCCAGCAAGAAGGCCaag GGAGAGGAAATCACCAGTAATGGCGCACTGCCTGATGGGAAAGACGCCATGTCCATTTTTAACTCCGCTCCAAAATCAG atgAATCAAGTCAGGATGACGGAGCTGCCAAAGCCAATCCTTCTCTGACCAGAGAAAAAGACCTGGTAGTCAACATCTCTGATCTGGACAACATAtttgatgaagatgaggaggagctAGGG CACTCAACCAAGCTACCAGTATCGACAGAAGATCGCCCTCTGGGGAAGGAAGGGAGAGTTGCAGTACCTTATCCATCAA CAGTAGCAGACCTCCAGCGGATGTTCCCCACCCCACCTTCTCTAGAGCAGCATCCAGCCTTCTCTCCCATCATGACGTATCGTGACACCCCGAGCCAAGAGCCCCCTGCACCCAGCGGAGCAGCTGACCACCTTCCGCCTTTAGCCTCCGCCCAGCTTACTGAATACAGGATGGAGATGGAAGAGGACATGATCAGTCCCAGGCAGGAGGATTTCAAG CCACAGATAGGCTCTTCCATGTTCGCCCCACTTTCCTGCCTACCTAGCCAGAGTCTACCACCACTCAAGATTCCTGAGCAATGCTTCTACCGTCCATCCTGGGCTCTCATGCCAAAAATGGAGCATTTCCCCACGGTCATGCATCCTCAGAACACCACTTTCATCAGGGATGGATACAC aAACGTCCCCAGTGTGAACACCCTCACGGACCAGGAGTATGGCCAGATGAGTGCCACCACTGCTTCTGTGAGCACCACTGTTGGCATCCTCCCCTCTCCTGCCACTCCTCGTTTCTCTGTGCCCACTCCACGCACTCCGCGTACACCAAGGGGTATTAACACTGCAAGCTCTGGGCAAGGTTCAGTGAAGCAGGATGGTACTGAGCTTAGCTCACCAGTCTCCACCCCCTCCACCAGCCTGCCTCTTAGCTCAGTAGAACCCTTAGCTCGGCCAGGACCCTCCTTACCTGAGGCCCACAGCCTGTACGCTATCCTTCTGCTCTCAGACTCCGTCCTCAATGTTTTCAAGGATCGCAACTTTGACAGCTGCTGTATCTGTGCCTGCAATATGAATGTCAAAGGAGCAGATGTGGGGGTGTACATCCCTGATTCCACCTGTGAGGATCAATACCGCTGTATGTGTGGCTTCAGTGCCATTGTGAACAGGCGTTTGGCCCACGGTACAGGCCTCTTCCTTGAAGACGAGCTGGATATTTATGGTCGTTCCTCTGAGGTGGGACGGGCGGCTGAGAGGAGGCTGGCTCTTTGCCGGCGGGACCCGACTATGGGAGACCCAAGAGCCAAGCGGCCCCAGGACGCAGCTCCTGCCTCTCCGTCAGTCATGATCCTCCTACAGGAACAGTGCTCCCAGCCCATTTCTTCCTTGGCATCACTGCATCTCCCTATAAGCTGTTCCTGCCATGGCCGCAAGGGGGCACTGCTCCAAAGCTGGATGTCTGAAAAGCAGTGGGCAGATGGGAGCGATGCCTGTGTGGAGTGTTACAATGCTCTGGAACAGGGGCTGCAGTATGTGGATAATCCCACAGGAGGGAAAGTAGATCCAGCTGTTGTCAGAAGTACAGCTCTTCACTCCTGGCCTCATACTAATG TGGTGGACATGAGCATGTTGTCGTCCCAAGATATGGTTCGTATGCTGCTTTCGCTGCAGCCTTTCCTGCAGGATGCCATCCAGAAGAAGAGAACAGGGCGGACCTGGGAAAACATCCAGCATGTTCAGGGTCCACTCACCTGGCAGCAGTTCCATAAGATGGCTGGAAGGGGCTCCTATG GTTCGGAGGAGTCACCAGAGCCCTTGCCCATCCCTACAGTTTTACTCGGTTATGACCGGGAGCGTGACTTCTTAGCGTTGTCCCCTTTGGCATTGCCTTTCTGGGAGAAGTTGCTGCTGGAGCCTTATGGTGGGCAGAGGGATGTGGCATATTTGGTGCTGTGTCCCAATAGCCCTTCTCTGCTGGCTGCAGCCCGGGCATTCTTCCAGGAGCTCAGCGCTGTTTACGAG ACATGCCGCCTTGGGAAGCACCGTCCTCTGGCCAAAGTGTCCAGGGATGGCATTGTGCGTgtgggggaggaggtggagccAGAAAAGCTGGAGGAGTTGGACGTGGACCAGTGGTTGACTGGACCCTGGGCTGGACAGCAACACACCGACAACCTCAGAAAACTTAAACTTTACGCTTATGCCTGCAAGCAGCAGCTAG GTCCCCAGCTATCAGGCCTGCCTTTGGACAGCAGTCTTCTGTTGCCTCCCAAAGTCCAGCCTCCCATAAACCCCACATCCTCAACCCAGTCTGCCTCTGCTGGGCAGCCTCAAGCTTGGGCCACTGATGCAGAACCAGCACCGGGGACTCTCAGTTCAGCAAACGCTTCGACCCCAACTGGAGCAACCTCAGGCCAAATAGGGGAGACAACCCACGGAGGAACCAGCGAGTCTAAAGGGCCTTCTAGTGCCACACCGCCAGCCAACACACCAGCAGAAAACCCTGAACT cACTGCAGAGCAATCCAGAATCGGCATCCCCACTGTGGCTGAGTCAATGGACAGCCACACCAACCCACCAGCTATTGTCATTTACATAGTGGATGCTTTTCTCAGCTCAAGTGGAACACGAAATGAagggggagaggaagaagaggctgATGATGTAGAGGCAGGAAGCATTTGGCTACTAGGGCTTCTTCGCTGCTACACAGAGATGCTACAGACTTTGCCTGAGACCATGAGACCTGCACTGATGCTACAG GTGGTGCCGTGCCAGTACCTTCTCCAGCCTGCTAGTGGGGAGAGCCATTTGTACCTTCAACACCTGCGCTCCCTGGCTTTCTCCTGTTACTCCCAATGCAGACGTCTGATGCCCCAGCAAACACACATCAAGTCCCTGACCGGTTTTGGACCAGTGTCCACTGTCAATTCTGTGCTTAAGAGTCCAGAG CATCCCAGCCCACTGCAGCTGTACTGTCCCCCATTTGTCCTTGGTCCAACCCGTCCCAAACAGCCAGAACCAGGAGAGATATGGGCAGAGATCCCTCCCAAATACAATGTGCTCTTTGTTGGATACTGCCTATCACATGACCAGCGCTGGATCCTGGTGTCCTGTACTGACCAACAAGGAGAGCTCTTGGAGACCTGCATTATCAACATTGATGTACCCAACAG AGCACGGCGTCCGAAGGTGTCAGCCAGGAAGATGGGGCTACAGAAGCTGTGGGAGTGGTGTATTGGCATCATCCAGATGACCTCACTGCCATGGAGGATTGTGATTGGTCGACTAGGCAGACTGGGGCATGGAGAGCTAAAAG ACTGGAGCTCGCTCCTTGGGGAGCACTCTCTCCACTCAATAGGGCGCCAGCTGAGGGAGGCTTGTCGTATGTGTGGGATCTCAGCTGCTGACTCCCCCACTATTCTCAGCGCCTGCCTGGTAGCCATGGAGCCGCAGGGCTCCTTGGTGATCATGCCTG ATGCAGTGACCATGGGGTCAGTGTTTGGCCGCAGCACCGCCCTGAACTTGCAGACCTCGCAGCTGAACACACCTCAGGATGCTTCCTGTACACACATCCTAGTCTTCCCAACTTCTGCCACCACCCAGTTGGCACCGAGCTCCTACCCTACTGAGGACAACAACG ATGACATGTTTGACCTGCCCTTTGCTGATGAACTGGAAAATGACATTGGCCATGACATGATGCTGATCACAGGGAACCTCCACTCTCCCCCGAACACCTCTCCTGTGCCCTCGCCTGGCTCTCCGTCCGGGATGGGAATGGGATCACATTTCCAGCACACCAGG agcCAGGGAGAGCGCTTGCTGTCCAGGGACAATCCACCAGAGGAGCTAAAGCAGCAGCCACTGGCTCTGGGCTACTACGTCTCCACCGCACAAGCGAATGGACTTCCTCACTGGTTCTGGGCTTCCTGCCCACAGGCTGAGAGCCAGTGTCCACTTTTCCTCAAG GCCTCTCTCCACCACCACATCTCCATAGCCCAGTCAGATGAGCTAGTGTCAGATAAGACCAAGAGGACCCCTCACCCCTTAGACTCAAAGACCACCTCTGATGTGCTCAG gttTGTATTGGAGCAGTACAACGCCCTCTCCTGGCTGACATGTACACCTTCCACCCAAGACCGCCAGTCCTGCTTGCCCGTCCACTTGGCTGTACTGATCCAAATGTACAACGCCATCCTGAACATGCTTTAG